Proteins from a genomic interval of Marmota flaviventris isolate mMarFla1 chromosome 8, mMarFla1.hap1, whole genome shotgun sequence:
- the Glyctk gene encoding glycerate kinase, protein MATALQVLPCLVRAPLRQLIWGAPMARLASGVALAEHAQQLFESAVGAVQPGPMLQKALSLDPDGRTLKVRDRSFQLRQNLYLVGFGKAVLGMAAAAEELLGQHLVQGVISVPKGIRAAMECAGKQEMLLKPHSRVQVFEGAENNLPDHDALRAALAIQQLAEGLTADDLLLVLISGGGSALLPSPIPPITLEEKQMLTKLLAAHGATIQELNTMRKALSQLKGGGLAQAAYPAQVVSLILSDVVGDPVEVIASGPTVASAHNVQDCLHILNRYGLRAALPRSVKTVLSRADSDPRGPHTCGHVLNVIIGSNMLALAEAQKQAEVLGYRAMVLSTAIQGDVKSVAQFYGLLARVAGARLISSTAGASVEEDAKLHELAAEFQLPDLKLEEVLEAVAEARGPVCLLAGGEPTVQLHGSGKGGRNQELALRVGAELGRWPLGPIDVLFLSGGTDGQDGPTEAAGAWVMPELTIQAAAEGLDVATFLAHNDSYTFFCRLQGGAHLLYTGPTGTNVMDTHLLFLWPQ, encoded by the exons ATGGCTACAGCCCTTCAGGTCCTGCCCTGTCTGGTTCGAGCCCCCTTGCGTCAACTCATCTGGGGGGCTCCAATGGCCCGGCTGGCCAGTGGTGTGGCATTGGCAGAGCATGCACAACAGTTGTTTGAGAGTGCTGTGGGTGCCGTGCAGCCAGGTCCCATGTTGCAAAAGGCACTGTCTTTGGACCCTGATGGCAGAACGCTGAAGGTTCGGGACCGGAGCTTTCAGCTGCGGCAAAACCTCTACCTAGTGGGCTTTGGCAAGGCTGTACTGGGCATGGCAGCAGCAGCTGAGGAGCTACTGGGCCAGCATCTTGTGCAGGGTGTGATCAGCGTTCCCAAGGGGATCCGTGCTGCCATGGAATGTGCCGGCAAGCA GGAGATGTTGCTGAAACCACACAGCCGTGTCCAAGTATTTGAGGGTGCAGAGAACAACTTACCGGATCATGATGCACTGCGGGCCGCACTAGCCATCCAGCAGCTGGCTGAGGGACTTACAGCTGATGACCTGTTGCTTGTGCTCATTTCAG gtgggggctctgctctgctgcCTTCCCCCATCCCACCTATCACACTGGAGGAGAAGCAGATGCTCACTAAGCTGCTGGCAGCCCATGGAGCCACCATCCAGGAGCTGAACACCATGCGGAAGGCCTTGTCACAACTGAAGGGTGGAGGGCTGGCTCAGGCTGCCTATCCTGCCCAG GTGGTGAGTCTGATCCTGTCAGATGTGGTGGGGGACCCTGTGGAGGTCATTGCCAGTGGCCCCACTGTGGCCAGCGCCCACAATGTGCAAGATTGCCTGCACATCCTCAATCGCTATGGCCTTCGTGCTGCCCTGCCACGTTCTGTGAAGACTGTGCTCTCTCGGGCTGACTCTGACCCCCGTGGGCCACACACCTGTGGTCATGTCCTCAATGTGATCATCGGCTCTAATATGCTGGCATTGGCTGAGGCTCAGAAGCAGGCTGAGGTGCTGGGCTACCGGGCCATGGTCCTGAGCACAGCCATACAGGGTGATGTGAAAAGTGTGGCCCAGTTCTATGGACTGCTAGCCCGAGTGGCTGGAGCCCGCCTCATCTCATCCACGGCTGGTGCTTCTGTGGAGGAAGATGCAAAACTCCATGAGCTGGCAGCTGAGTTCCAGCTCCCAGATCTGAAGCTGGAGGAGgttctggaggctgtggcagaggCTAGGGGCCCAGTCTGCTTGCTAGCTGGCGGTGAGCCCACGGTGCAGCTGCACGGCTCAGGCAAGGGTGGCCGGAACCAGGAACTGGCCCTGCGTGTTGGAGCAGAGTTAGGAAGATGGCCACTGGGGCCTATTGATGTGTTGTTTTTGAGTGGTGGCACCGATGGGCAGGATGGGCCCACAGAAGCTGCTGGGGCCTGGGTCATGCCTGAGCTTACCATCCAGGCTGCTGCTGAGGGCCTGGATGTGGCTACCTTCCTAGCCCACAATGACTCGTACACCTTCTTCTGCCGCCTTCAAGGTGGAGCACACCTGCTGTACACAGGGCCAACAGGAACCAATGTCATGGACACCCACCTTCTGTTTCTGTGGCCTCAGTGA